Proteins found in one Candidatus Desulfofervidus auxilii genomic segment:
- the dnaA gene encoding chromosomal replication initiator protein DnaA codes for MYVKGLKKIWEQVKLHLSEVLPSNLFQIWINPLQLLGKEGGKILLGCPNQFFLQWVKTHFLHHLEEAWRQYLPECKEVVLKIIKNEKTENKTLIIQSLPLVLPRPRLCKEFTFDEFVVGKCNQYAYATACNLVNGHLDHPIFFYSDIGLGKTHIAQAIAHYILNEKKETRVFYLTAEDFTNQMVKALKEHSINEFKEKYRQECDVFILENIHFLAGKEKIQSELAYTLDVLWEMKKKIVFTGITYPQKIPALKKELKSRMESGLIVPIDPPDQETRFKILKKKAKKQPLSVPEDILAFLAQRIEGDIRRLESALSNLTARALLQKRPLNLDLAKEVVGIFAETKPKINIKKIQFLVCQYYHLNLEELLSSSRKKQVALPRKIAIYLAKQYLNLSLSELGKIFHRHHATILNALHTIEKEIKKQGQLAHEIEYLCQKLEED; via the coding sequence ATGTATGTGAAGGGTTTGAAAAAAATTTGGGAACAAGTAAAGTTACATTTAAGTGAAGTTTTACCTTCTAACCTTTTTCAAATTTGGATTAATCCTCTTCAGCTTTTAGGGAAAGAAGGGGGGAAAATATTATTAGGTTGTCCTAATCAATTTTTTCTACAATGGGTAAAAACGCATTTTTTACATCATTTAGAGGAGGCATGGCGACAATATTTACCTGAATGTAAAGAAGTAGTCTTAAAAATTATAAAGAATGAAAAAACAGAAAATAAAACCCTTATAATTCAATCTCTTCCTCTAGTGCTTCCTCGTCCGCGTCTCTGTAAAGAATTTACATTTGATGAATTTGTAGTAGGCAAATGTAATCAATATGCTTATGCTACTGCATGTAATTTGGTAAATGGTCATTTAGATCATCCAATCTTTTTTTATTCTGATATAGGATTGGGTAAGACTCACATTGCACAGGCTATTGCTCATTATATTCTTAATGAAAAGAAAGAAACAAGGGTATTTTATCTCACTGCAGAAGATTTTACTAATCAGATGGTGAAAGCTTTAAAAGAGCATAGTATTAATGAATTTAAAGAAAAATATCGTCAAGAATGTGATGTATTTATTTTAGAAAATATCCATTTTTTGGCTGGTAAGGAAAAAATACAATCAGAGTTAGCTTACACTTTGGATGTTTTATGGGAAATGAAGAAAAAAATCGTATTTACAGGCATTACTTATCCTCAAAAGATCCCAGCTCTAAAAAAAGAATTAAAATCTCGTATGGAAAGTGGTTTAATTGTTCCTATTGATCCACCGGATCAAGAAACAAGATTTAAAATATTAAAGAAAAAAGCCAAAAAACAGCCATTATCAGTGCCAGAAGATATTTTGGCTTTTTTAGCCCAAAGAATAGAAGGAGATATTAGACGACTTGAAAGTGCTTTAAGTAATCTTACCGCTCGTGCTTTACTTCAAAAACGTCCTCTTAATTTAGATTTAGCTAAAGAAGTAGTAGGTATATTTGCAGAAACTAAACCAAAAATTAATATCAAAAAGATTCAGTTTTTGGTTTGTCAGTATTATCATCTAAATTTAGAAGAATTGCTTTCTTCTTCTCGCAAAAAACAAGTAGCTTTACCACGGAAAATAGCTATTTATTTAGCTAAACAATATCTAAATCTCTCTCTTTCAGAATTAGGTAAAATTTTTCATCGTCATCATGCTACTATCCTCAATGCCCTACACACGATTGAAAAAGAGATAAAAAAACAAGGACAACTTGCTCATGAAATTGAATATTTGTGCCAAAAACTTGAAGAAGATTAA
- the amrS gene encoding AmmeMemoRadiSam system radical SAM enzyme, whose product MEILNYPNVRKAILQEKKGEKVRCLLCERKCLISEGKSGFCKTRKNINGVLYTLVYGDISALEARPIEIKPFFHFYPGSSALTFSTWSCNLSCPWCQNWHLSKTLPKIESAHFIPPEVMIKIAKDKKMDGLCISFQEPTLLFEYAIDVFKLAKKEGIYNTFVSNGYMTLDALKLLKEAGLDAINIDIKGDEEVYKHYLGGTKEEIIWRNAKAAKEMGIHVEMIHLIVTGLNDDLIKINRLIKKHLKYLGPEVPLHFTRYFPAYRYQLPPTSIEILEAAYNLAKKEGIFYPYIGNVTGHKGENTYCPNCGRLLIERLGWRVIKNNLKNKNCPFCGHLIDIVV is encoded by the coding sequence ATGGAGATTTTAAATTATCCAAATGTACGTAAAGCTATCCTTCAAGAGAAAAAAGGTGAAAAAGTAAGATGCCTTTTATGTGAAAGAAAATGTCTTATATCTGAGGGGAAAAGTGGATTTTGCAAAACAAGAAAAAACATAAATGGTGTGCTTTATACTTTAGTTTATGGAGATATTAGTGCTTTAGAGGCTAGACCTATTGAAATAAAACCTTTTTTCCATTTTTATCCTGGTTCAAGTGCACTTACCTTTTCTACTTGGTCTTGTAATCTTAGCTGTCCTTGGTGTCAAAATTGGCATCTTTCTAAGACATTACCAAAAATTGAATCTGCTCACTTTATCCCACCTGAAGTGATGATAAAAATTGCAAAGGATAAAAAAATGGATGGATTATGTATTAGTTTCCAAGAACCTACACTTTTATTTGAATACGCCATAGATGTTTTTAAATTAGCTAAAAAAGAAGGAATTTATAATACATTTGTCTCAAATGGTTATATGACACTTGATGCCTTAAAATTGCTTAAAGAAGCAGGACTTGATGCCATAAATATAGATATAAAAGGAGATGAAGAAGTTTATAAACATTATTTGGGAGGAACAAAAGAGGAAATAATTTGGCGCAATGCAAAGGCAGCAAAGGAGATGGGAATACATGTTGAGATGATCCATCTGATTGTCACTGGATTAAATGATGATTTAATAAAGATTAATAGATTGATTAAAAAACACCTAAAATATTTAGGTCCTGAAGTGCCTCTTCATTTTACTCGTTATTTTCCCGCTTATCGGTATCAATTGCCTCCTACATCTATTGAAATACTTGAAGCAGCTTATAATTTGGCTAAAAAAGAAGGAATTTTTTATCCATATATTGGAAATGTCACAGGACATAAAGGAGAAAATACATATTGTCCAAATTGTGGAAGATTGCTTATTGAAAGATTAGGATGGCGAGTGATAAAGAACAACTTAAAAAACAAAAACTGTCCTTTTTGTGGTCATTTAATTGATATAGTTGTTTGA
- a CDS encoding type II toxin-antitoxin system VapC family toxin, producing the protein MVIDSSALIAILLGEPEAEALVRAIVRDPKRLMSAFSVLESGIVIEAKKGEAGSREFELLLHRAKIEIVPFNAEQYEIALSAWRKYGKGRHPAGLNIGDCCSYALARYSGEPLLFKGDNFAKTDIPKVNWMQETSS; encoded by the coding sequence ATGGTAATTGATAGTTCAGCTTTGATAGCTATTCTTCTTGGAGAGCCAGAGGCAGAGGCTTTGGTAAGAGCGATAGTTCGTGATCCCAAAAGGCTTATGAGTGCTTTTTCGGTTCTTGAGAGCGGAATCGTAATAGAAGCCAAGAAGGGAGAAGCAGGTAGTAGAGAGTTTGAGCTTCTCCTTCATCGGGCAAAGATAGAGATCGTGCCTTTTAATGCTGAGCAGTATGAAATTGCTCTCTCTGCTTGGAGAAAATATGGAAAAGGGCGGCATCCTGCAGGGCTCAATATCGGGGATTGTTGTTCTTATGCCTTAGCCCGTTATTCAGGAGAGCCTCTTCTTTTTAAAGGTGATAATTTTGCAAAGACAGATATTCCCAAGGTTAACTGGATGCAGGAAACCAGCAGCTAA
- a CDS encoding response regulator, giving the protein MAKILVIDDEKHIRMLYEEELKEEGYEVATAATGRNIEELIEKERPDLIILDIKLTDCNGLDVLQKIRNKHPDLPVILSTAYETYKSDIKSLAADAYVVKSFDLTELKTKIKQCLETRVITGK; this is encoded by the coding sequence ATGGCAAAAATTTTAGTAATAGATGATGAAAAACATATTCGGATGCTCTATGAGGAGGAGTTGAAAGAAGAAGGATATGAAGTGGCAACAGCAGCTACTGGTCGTAATATTGAAGAGTTAATTGAAAAAGAAAGACCTGATTTAATCATACTAGATATTAAACTAACAGATTGTAATGGTTTAGATGTCCTTCAAAAAATCCGCAATAAACATCCTGATCTTCCAGTAATTCTTTCTACTGCTTATGAAACATATAAAAGTGATATTAAATCCTTAGCAGCAGATGCTTATGTTGTTAAGTCTTTTGATTTAACCGAACTTAAAACAAAGATCAAACAGTGCTTAGAAACAAGGGTAATAACAGGTAAATAA
- a CDS encoding RNA methyltransferase — MYFLRLSKFHVILVNPAISGNVGSVARILKNFGIDKLILVNPVFYLRSEALARATNAKDILYKAILYSSLEEALASFSYVVGTTARVRYKRTVFSPREIAPFLTAISQENDIALVFGPERTGLKNTDLDLCQAIITIPTSSKHPSLNLALAVGIVLYELFCHALGNGISYKLPRLATSKEVEAMYAHLINSLSKIGFVLGGEKGHTYRVLKRIFSKIPLTSSDIKVIRGICRQIDWYVEKTKGG, encoded by the coding sequence ATGTATTTTCTTCGATTATCTAAATTTCATGTTATCTTAGTAAATCCAGCTATTTCAGGAAATGTTGGTAGTGTAGCTAGAATTTTAAAAAATTTTGGTATAGATAAATTAATTCTTGTTAATCCGGTTTTTTATCTTCGTTCTGAGGCTTTAGCAAGGGCTACTAATGCAAAGGATATTCTTTATAAAGCAATCCTCTATTCATCCTTAGAGGAAGCTTTAGCATCTTTTTCTTATGTTGTAGGTACAACTGCTAGAGTAAGATATAAAAGAACTGTGTTTTCTCCTAGAGAAATTGCTCCTTTTTTAACTGCTATTTCTCAGGAAAATGATATTGCTCTTGTCTTTGGGCCTGAAAGAACAGGTCTTAAAAATACTGATTTAGACTTGTGTCAAGCTATTATTACTATACCTACATCCTCTAAGCATCCTTCCTTAAACTTAGCACTGGCAGTAGGAATTGTCCTTTATGAACTTTTCTGTCATGCTTTAGGAAATGGAATTTCTTATAAATTACCTCGCTTAGCTACATCTAAAGAAGTTGAAGCTATGTATGCTCATCTAATAAACTCTCTTAGTAAAATAGGGTTTGTTTTAGGTGGAGAGAAAGGACATACTTATCGAGTGCTTAAAAGAATATTTAGTAAAATTCCTTTAACTAGTAGTGATATAAAGGTTATAAGAGGTATTTGTCGCCAAATAGATTGGTATGTAGAAAAAACTAAAGGAGGATAA
- a CDS encoding iron ABC transporter permease, with protein MIRKFYICIFVLFIIVNLSLFWGLPLEWPFSSATKIILWQLRLPRVILAGLAGGALGISGAVLQTLFLNPLAEPYILGISGGAALGGALALLLGINLFGLGITLGAFAGAIFALFLLLGWIGLKGEISTYFLLLAGVVLNALFSSIILFIFALVKSEVLRSIYFWLLGDLSTVGLNEVGWLIFFVFFCSLGCFYYAYALDAFAQSEIIAYTLGFSVEKIKRQLLIIVSLLVGATVAVTGMIGFVGLITPHVVRMWVGSGHRQVLPFSFLCGSGFLILSDTLARQLFTPLEMPVGVITSILGAPFFLYLLKCHVKTN; from the coding sequence TTGATTCGTAAGTTTTATATTTGCATTTTTGTTCTTTTTATTATTGTTAATCTTTCTTTATTTTGGGGTCTTCCCTTAGAATGGCCATTTTCATCAGCTACAAAGATAATTTTGTGGCAATTGCGTTTACCAAGAGTTATTCTTGCTGGTTTAGCAGGTGGGGCATTAGGAATTTCAGGGGCAGTGTTGCAAACTCTTTTCCTAAACCCTTTAGCTGAACCATATATTTTGGGCATTTCAGGTGGCGCTGCTCTTGGAGGAGCTTTAGCTTTGTTATTAGGTATAAATCTTTTTGGTTTAGGAATCACTTTAGGTGCTTTTGCTGGTGCTATATTTGCTCTTTTTCTTTTATTAGGATGGATAGGTTTAAAAGGAGAAATAAGTACTTATTTTTTGCTTTTAGCAGGTGTAGTTTTAAATGCACTTTTTTCATCAATAATCCTTTTTATATTTGCTTTAGTGAAGTCAGAGGTTTTGCGTTCCATATATTTTTGGCTTCTAGGTGACTTATCTACAGTAGGTCTTAATGAAGTTGGATGGCTTATTTTTTTTGTCTTTTTTTGTAGTTTAGGTTGTTTTTATTATGCATATGCTCTTGATGCCTTTGCTCAAAGTGAGATAATAGCTTATACTTTAGGCTTTTCTGTAGAAAAAATAAAAAGACAGCTACTTATAATTGTTTCTCTTTTAGTTGGAGCAACAGTAGCAGTGACGGGAATGATCGGTTTTGTTGGTCTTATTACTCCTCATGTTGTTCGTATGTGGGTAGGAAGTGGACATCGGCAAGTTCTTCCTTTTTCTTTTTTATGTGGTAGTGGATTTCTTATATTAAGTGATACTTTGGCTAGACAGCTTTTTACTCCTTTAGAAATGCCAGTAGGTGTAATAACTTCCATTTTAGGAGCGCCTTTTTTCCTTTACCTTTTAAAATGCCATGTTAAGACTAATTAA
- a CDS encoding TonB-dependent receptor has product MKKLFKILFFLLLPLTIEAQTITLPKVVVTASRIEEKETASSITILDGEELKKQGIINVTEALHQIPGISITQNGFGGVTSVYIRGGKNGQAAILIDGVPIYDPAGIDKGDLGAFLSHIQIEDIDRIEIVRGPQSILYGSNAMTGVINIITKKGIGKPKIKLLTEGGSFNTSRESLTLSGGEENISYFLNYTRFDSDGISKTNSKSSYFNPDKDAYREHYLGGRADLKFSDKVRFGFSLRYINAEQELDGWNDFENDRLFFTQLYYEQDLFPIWKHNLRFSYTSTNRKYEPYSFYEGTLTDFSWQHNFNLFKFFKVITGFDYRYERANTSYIEEKDLDEKAWFGEGIFNYKNLYISLGVRYTDVQDVGNKTTYRFAGAYTFPTQTKIHISYGTGFRAPSLYQLYDTIYGNPNLKPEYSEGFDVGITQWFLNKKLSFDITYFYNDIDDLIEWVWIGPGWYDGKYFNVKEAYTHGVEVSFDILPFSWWQLGLHYTWLNAKDLTNDSWLLKRPHHRFGFSTVLSLDKCYLGIYGNYVGHYSDYLNTQVKSYFVMHAALRYKINRHISFHVRVNNLFDRDYEETYGYNTPGISAYGGAEIIW; this is encoded by the coding sequence ATGAAAAAATTATTTAAAATTTTATTTTTTTTACTATTACCTCTTACTATTGAAGCACAAACTATTACTTTGCCAAAGGTAGTTGTAACTGCCTCACGTATTGAAGAAAAAGAAACAGCAAGTTCAATAACTATTCTTGATGGAGAGGAATTAAAAAAACAAGGTATAATTAATGTAACCGAAGCATTGCATCAAATACCAGGTATCTCTATTACACAAAATGGTTTTGGTGGTGTAACTTCTGTATATATTAGGGGAGGTAAAAATGGACAGGCAGCTATTTTAATTGATGGTGTACCCATATATGATCCAGCAGGGATTGATAAAGGTGATTTAGGTGCATTTTTATCTCATATTCAAATAGAAGATATTGATAGGATTGAGATTGTACGAGGTCCTCAAAGTATATTATATGGTTCAAATGCAATGACAGGTGTAATAAATATTATTACAAAAAAGGGGATAGGTAAACCAAAAATAAAACTATTAACAGAAGGTGGTTCTTTTAATACTTCTAGAGAATCTTTGACCTTAAGTGGAGGGGAAGAAAATATCAGTTATTTTTTAAATTATACTAGGTTTGACTCTGATGGTATTTCTAAAACAAATTCTAAATCGTCTTATTTTAATCCAGATAAAGATGCATATCGTGAACATTATTTAGGAGGTAGGGCAGATTTAAAATTTTCAGATAAAGTAAGATTTGGTTTTTCATTGAGATACATAAATGCAGAACAAGAACTTGATGGTTGGAATGATTTTGAAAATGATCGTCTATTTTTTACTCAATTATATTATGAACAAGATTTATTTCCTATATGGAAACATAATTTGAGATTTAGTTACACAAGCACTAATCGCAAATATGAGCCTTATAGCTTTTATGAAGGGACCTTAACTGATTTTTCTTGGCAGCATAATTTTAATTTATTTAAATTTTTTAAGGTTATAACAGGGTTTGATTATCGTTATGAAAGAGCAAATACAAGTTATATAGAAGAAAAAGATTTGGATGAAAAGGCATGGTTTGGTGAAGGGATTTTTAATTATAAAAATCTTTATATCAGCTTAGGTGTGCGTTATACAGATGTTCAGGATGTAGGAAATAAAACTACATATCGTTTTGCTGGAGCATATACATTTCCAACACAGACTAAAATACACATAAGCTATGGCACGGGATTTAGAGCTCCTTCACTTTATCAGTTGTATGATACTATTTATGGCAATCCTAATCTTAAACCAGAATATTCAGAAGGATTTGATGTAGGTATAACTCAATGGTTTTTAAATAAAAAATTATCTTTTGATATAACTTATTTTTACAATGATATTGATGATTTGATTGAGTGGGTTTGGATCGGTCCTGGATGGTATGATGGTAAGTATTTTAATGTAAAAGAGGCATATACACATGGGGTTGAGGTTTCTTTTGATATATTACCTTTCTCTTGGTGGCAATTGGGATTGCATTATACATGGTTAAATGCAAAAGATTTGACAAATGATAGTTGGCTTTTAAAAAGACCACATCATAGATTTGGTTTTAGTACTGTTTTATCGTTAGATAAATGTTATTTGGGAATTTATGGAAATTATGTAGGTCATTATTCAGATTATTTAAATACTCAAGTAAAAAGCTACTTTGTTATGCATGCTGCTTTAAGATATAAAATAAATCGCCATATCTCTTTTCATGTAAGAGTAAATAACCTTTTTGATAGAGACTATGAAGAAACTTATGGCTATAACACTCCAGGTATTTCTGCCTATGGTGGAGCAGAAATAATTTGGTAA
- a CDS encoding type II toxin-antitoxin system VapB family antitoxin, with the protein MALSIRNPKAERLAREVAERTGESLTQAIIHALEERLERIKGSKRASDLFEEIMRISKRCSALPDFDSRSPEEILGYNEKGFLK; encoded by the coding sequence ATGGCTCTTAGTATCAGGAATCCAAAGGCAGAGAGGTTAGCCAGGGAGGTTGCTGAAAGAACAGGGGAAAGCTTGACTCAGGCTATAATCCATGCCTTAGAAGAACGGCTTGAGAGAATTAAAGGTAGTAAACGAGCTAGCGATCTTTTTGAAGAGATAATGAGGATTTCTAAAAGGTGTAGTGCCCTTCCAGATTTTGATTCTCGTTCTCCTGAAGAGATCCTAGGCTATAATGAAAAAGGTTTTTTGAAGTAA
- a CDS encoding Uma2 family endonuclease → MDTAVKRSIKFTYEDYLHFPEDKRYEIIDGEIYMVPSPVPYHQMVLGNLYLRLCEIVEEKGIGEVYFAPLDVVFSDIDVVQPDIIFISKERLNIITERNIQGAPDLIVEIISPSSEYKDRVIKRKLYSKYGVKEYWLVDLEKKEVEVMSLKEGGLETVKIYKKTDILESLVLKGIKIKLDDIF, encoded by the coding sequence ATGGATACAGCAGTAAAAAGGTCAATAAAGTTTACATATGAAGATTATCTTCATTTTCCTGAGGACAAGAGGTATGAGATTATTGATGGGGAGATTTATATGGTTCCATCGCCAGTGCCATACCATCAAATGGTTTTAGGGAATTTATATTTAAGATTGTGTGAAATTGTTGAGGAAAAAGGCATAGGAGAAGTTTATTTTGCCCCTTTAGATGTAGTGTTTTCAGATATAGATGTAGTTCAGCCAGATATTATATTTATCTCCAAAGAAAGATTAAATATTATAACAGAGAGAAATATTCAAGGTGCTCCTGACCTTATTGTTGAAATCATCTCACCTTCTTCTGAATATAAAGATAGAGTCATAAAGAGAAAGCTTTATAGCAAATATGGAGTAAAGGAGTATTGGTTAGTAGATCTTGAGAAGAAAGAAGTTGAAGTTATGAGTTTAAAAGAAGGTGGTCTTGAAACAGTAAAAATTTATAAAAAAACAGATATTTTAGAATCTTTAGTCCTTAAAGGGATAAAAATAAAATTAGATGATATCTTTTAA
- a CDS encoding deoxyguanosinetriphosphate triphosphohydrolase, translating into MEEKEAKILSPYAALSAKSKGRIHPEPECPLRTAFQRDRDRIIHSKAFRRLKHKTQVFLSPTGDHYRTRLTHTLEVSQIARTIARCLALNEDLTEAIALGHDLGHTPFGHAGEEALNEIVPGGFAHNEQSLRIVDKIEYGGKGLNLTYEVRDGILKHSKGRGEIIPTSEENKAITLEGQVVRIADIIAYISHDVEDAIRAGIIKENDIPIFCQKILGNTHAKRINTMVSSLVTETLKKENQLTLSEDVLEAMLILRDFLFERVYLNPKVRKDFEKAKRVIKDLYFKLLEDKKLFIEIAKINNFFEKKERIVCDFIAGMTDRYALNLYKQLFLPKPWMIF; encoded by the coding sequence TTGGAAGAAAAGGAAGCAAAAATTCTTTCTCCATACGCTGCTTTAAGTGCCAAATCAAAAGGAAGAATTCATCCAGAACCTGAATGTCCATTAAGAACAGCCTTTCAAAGGGATAGAGATAGGATTATTCATTCTAAAGCATTTCGAAGATTAAAACATAAAACTCAAGTCTTTCTTTCTCCTACAGGAGATCATTATCGCACACGACTCACTCATACTTTAGAAGTATCTCAAATTGCTCGCACTATTGCCCGTTGTTTAGCTTTAAATGAAGATTTAACTGAAGCCATTGCTTTAGGTCATGATTTGGGTCATACCCCATTTGGTCATGCTGGTGAAGAGGCATTAAATGAAATTGTTCCAGGTGGTTTTGCTCATAATGAACAGAGTTTACGTATTGTAGATAAAATAGAATATGGAGGTAAAGGTTTAAATCTTACTTATGAAGTAAGAGATGGAATATTAAAACACTCAAAAGGAAGAGGTGAAATTATCCCTACTTCTGAAGAAAACAAAGCTATTACTCTTGAAGGGCAAGTAGTAAGAATAGCAGATATTATTGCTTATATTAGCCATGATGTAGAAGATGCTATTAGGGCAGGTATTATTAAAGAAAATGATATACCTATTTTTTGCCAAAAAATATTAGGAAATACTCATGCCAAAAGGATAAATACTATGGTTTCAAGTCTTGTTACTGAAACTTTAAAAAAAGAAAATCAACTTACTCTTTCTGAAGATGTATTAGAAGCTATGTTAATTTTAAGAGATTTTTTATTTGAAAGAGTCTATCTTAATCCTAAGGTACGAAAAGATTTTGAAAAGGCAAAACGAGTAATAAAAGACCTTTATTTTAAATTATTGGAGGATAAAAAACTTTTTATTGAAATAGCAAAAATAAATAATTTTTTTGAAAAAAAAGAACGTATTGTTTGCGATTTTATCGCTGGTATGACTGATAGATATGCCCTTAATCTCTATAAACAACTTTTTTTACCAAAACCTTGGATGATTTTTTAA
- a CDS encoding cobalamin-binding protein, with protein MRIAIIFLLITYFISFVHAGERIISLAPSITEMVYALGAGDKLVGVTKHCDYPPEAKKKPKIGTFIHPSFEAIVNLEPDLVIALEKATPFHIISRLKKINIKVLVLKNKGLNSIWENLLLLGKILDRETIAKRLVKKLQNEIKILSKQVKGLPKPKVFWQIGIRPLITCGRSSYHHELINLAGGINIVKENTAYPVYNLEEVIKAQPDIIIVSNMENKVAKTFWQKFQITNRIYTVNSDIFDRPSPRIIQALKILIQILHPEVAIDS; from the coding sequence ATGAGGATAGCTATTATTTTTCTTTTAATTACATACTTCATTTCCTTTGTTCATGCAGGTGAACGTATTATTTCATTAGCACCAAGCATTACTGAGATGGTTTATGCTTTAGGCGCAGGAGATAAATTAGTTGGTGTGACAAAACACTGTGATTATCCTCCAGAGGCTAAGAAAAAGCCTAAAATAGGTACTTTTATTCATCCCTCTTTTGAAGCAATTGTAAATTTAGAGCCTGATTTAGTTATTGCCTTAGAAAAGGCTACACCTTTTCATATAATAAGTCGTCTTAAAAAAATAAATATAAAAGTATTAGTTTTAAAAAATAAAGGATTAAACAGTATTTGGGAAAATTTGCTTTTATTAGGAAAGATACTTGATAGAGAAACAATAGCTAAAAGACTTGTAAAAAAATTGCAAAATGAAATTAAAATCCTTTCTAAACAGGTAAAAGGATTGCCAAAACCAAAAGTTTTTTGGCAAATAGGTATACGTCCTTTAATTACATGTGGACGCTCTTCATATCATCATGAATTAATCAATTTGGCTGGAGGTATAAATATTGTAAAGGAAAATACTGCTTATCCTGTATATAATTTAGAAGAGGTGATTAAAGCACAACCTGATATAATTATTGTTTCTAATATGGAAAATAAAGTAGCAAAAACATTTTGGCAAAAATTTCAAATAACAAATCGGATTTATACAGTAAATTCAGATATTTTTGATAGACCTTCTCCAAGAATAATACAAGCTCTTAAAATTCTTATTCAAATTTTACATCCTGAGGTTGCCATTGATTCGTAA
- the eno gene encoding phosphopyruvate hydratase has product MPFISEINALEVLDSRGNPTIAVYVFLESGVIGKAIVPSGASTGKREALELRDNDKNRYNGKGVLKAINNVKEKIAPKLIGIDVREQALIDNIMLELDGTPNKSNLGANAILGVSLACLHAASIYLDMPLYKYCGGVDATLLPVPMFNVLNGGVHADNKVDFQEYMLVPAGFSTYKKALQAGVEIYHVLKKILKEKGLSTAVGDEGGFAPDLKNNEEPLELLIEAIEKAGYKLGEEVFLAMDLAASSFYRDGKYYLTGEGKVLNTEEMIDLLSNLVEKYPIISIEDGLAEEDWEGWKKLCEILGDKIQIVADDLTVTNPAIIEKGIKEKAFNAVLIKLNQIGTVTETLKAIELTHKAGMAACISHRSGETSDITIADLAVARRTGIIKTGAPCRSERLAKYNRLLEIEAELGEIAEFIGIKGFKAKRYC; this is encoded by the coding sequence ATGCCATTTATTTCAGAGATTAATGCATTAGAAGTTTTAGATTCTCGTGGGAATCCTACTATAGCTGTTTATGTATTTTTAGAAAGTGGTGTTATAGGTAAAGCAATAGTGCCTTCAGGTGCATCTACTGGAAAAAGAGAAGCGTTAGAATTAAGAGATAATGATAAAAATCGTTATAATGGGAAAGGTGTGCTTAAAGCGATAAATAATGTAAAGGAAAAGATTGCTCCTAAGTTAATCGGTATTGATGTGAGAGAACAAGCTTTAATTGATAATATTATGCTAGAATTAGATGGAACACCAAACAAATCAAATCTTGGTGCTAATGCTATTTTAGGTGTTTCTTTAGCCTGTCTTCATGCTGCATCTATCTATTTAGATATGCCATTATATAAATATTGTGGTGGTGTAGATGCAACTTTATTACCTGTGCCTATGTTTAATGTCTTAAATGGAGGTGTGCATGCAGACAACAAAGTAGATTTTCAAGAATATATGCTAGTACCAGCAGGTTTTTCTACTTATAAAAAAGCATTACAGGCAGGTGTAGAAATTTATCATGTTTTAAAAAAGATTTTAAAAGAAAAAGGACTATCTACAGCTGTAGGAGATGAAGGGGGATTTGCCCCTGATTTAAAAAACAATGAGGAGCCTTTAGAACTATTAATAGAAGCCATAGAAAAAGCAGGTTATAAGCTAGGAGAGGAAGTATTTTTAGCTATGGATTTAGCAGCAAGTAGTTTTTATAGGGATGGGAAATATTATTTAACAGGTGAAGGGAAAGTGCTTAATACAGAGGAAATGATAGATTTGCTTTCAAATTTAGTAGAAAAATATCCTATTATTTCAATAGAAGATGGTCTAGCAGAGGAGGATTGGGAAGGTTGGAAAAAGCTTTGCGAAATATTAGGTGATAAAATACAAATTGTTGCAGATGATCTCACAGTGACAAATCCAGCTATTATTGAAAAAGGTATAAAAGAAAAGGCATTTAATGCTGTGCTTATCAAGTTAAATCAAATTGGCACTGTTACAGAAACACTGAAGGCAATTGAGTTGACTCATAAAGCAGGGATGGCTGCTTGTATTTCACATCGCTCTGGTGAAACTTCAGACATTACTATTGCGGATTTAGCTGTAGCTAGAAGGACAGGTATAATAAAGACAGGTGCCCCTTGCCGAAGTGAAAGATTGGCAAAATATAATCGTCTATTAGAAATAGAGGCTGAATTAGGAGAAATAGCTGAATTTATTGGGATAAAAGGATTTAAAGCAAAAAGATATTGTTAA